Within the Candidatus Binatia bacterium genome, the region AGATTTCGTCCACGTAGGCGGTACGGTCCACGAGGTGGCTCGTAACCGCCTGCTCGGCGCGCACCAGTCCCTGGCTGTCGGCCGTCTGCTGGATCGATCCGGAAGCAAGCTTGCGCGAGTCCTCGATCGAGTGCACGAGGTCCGACCAGATGTCGTCGAGCAGCTTCTGGGTCTGCGCGCGGCTCTCGGGGCTCATGTCCTTGCGCGTGTACGGCTCTACCGCGCTCTTGTATTTGCCTACCCTCGTCACCTGCACGCCGATGCCGAGCTTGTCGAACGCCCCCGCGTAGAACATCGGCTGGGTTGCCAGGCCCGGTACCAGCAGCGCACCGAAAGGATCGAGCGCGATGTCGTCGGCTGCCGATGCGAGGTAGTACTCGCGAGTGCCCGCGTAAGTGAGCCACGCCTTGACCGGCTTTCCGGCGGCGCGAAACGCGATCAGTGCGTCGCGGATCTCCTTGAGCGACGCGAACCCGTTCGTCGTCTGCACCGACGGCTCCTGCCCCGAAATGTAGACGCCGGCGATGTCCGGATCGTGCGCGGCGGCCTCGAGCGCGCGCGTCACCTGGCGCGCCTGCAGGACGTGGTTGTTGTCGTTGTTGCCGAACAGGTCGGCGATGTCCTCGATGCCCTCGTTCTGCAGCGGCGTGTCCTGGATTTCGTCGGACAGGTCGAGCACGAGATAACTGTCGTGGGGGACATCCGGAACGGATTCGGTCTTGAGCGAGGCGCCGCTCAGAAGCACGGCGACGATGATCGTCGCAGCCGCCGCGAGCACGGCCAGCGCGGCCAGGGTACCGAAGAAAGCGGCGAAAAAGCTCCTCATCGTCCAGTTGCGGCCGTCCGCTCCCGGGTCCTGCCGGCGCTGTCGCCGGCAACCTCGGACCCGATGCAGGGGACAGGGCGCAGCGCAGACGGTGACTGCCGCGTCGAGGAATGTAAACCGGCGCTCGAGCCGGCCCCCGTCACGGCTTCGTCGGAGTCTGGGTGAGGAAGCGCCGCACCAGCCGGATCACCTCCGGACCGGCCATGTCCTTTTCCTCTTCGCTGAAGCCGCCCGCCGCGAGCAACCACGGCTCGAAGACGAGCCAGCCGAAAGCGACTGCCGCGAGCAGGGCGGCAATCGCGCGAGGATCGGCGTCGGCCGGTCCCTTGCCGCGCTGCTGCATCTCGCGAATCAGGTCGACCGCGCGACCCATCGTGGGGAACGTGCCCTGCAGGTGATCGATCGGCTGGCCGTCGAGCATCGTGCGCGCAAGGAGCTTCCAGTACGTCTCGCGCTCGCGGACGGCCTGGAAGAAGCGCACGAGCATCGCCGTTTCCTCACCTTCCATATCGGGTGAGACTTCGGCGCTCAGGCTCTCGAGCACCTCGCGAAGCAGCGCTTCCTTGGTACGGAAGTGGCGGTGGATCAGCCCGTTGTTGACGTGGGCCTTCGATGCGATCTCGCGCGTGGAAACCGCTTCGGCCCCGCGTTCGGCGAACAGTTCCGCGGCCGCGCGCAGAAGTGCGTCGCGAGTCCCTACGCGCT harbors:
- a CDS encoding helix-turn-helix domain-containing protein; translated protein: MSVLDQDTSERVGTRDALLRAAAELFAERGAEAVSTREIASKAHVNNGLIHRHFRTKEALLREVLESLSAEVSPDMEGEETAMLVRFFQAVRERETYWKLLARTMLDGQPIDHLQGTFPTMGRAVDLIREMQQRGKGPADADPRAIAALLAAVAFGWLVFEPWLLAAGGFSEEEKDMAGPEVIRLVRRFLTQTPTKP